The window TTTAATGATTCTAGTATTTTTTTAAAATCTTTGATTTTATTTAGTCTGTTTTAATTCCTACTTCAATTATCTTTTTCTTAATCTCCTTAATCTTGTCTCTTATGGCTGCTGCGCGTTCGAAGTCCAGTTTCTTTGCTGATTCTTTCATCTCCTTTTCTAATCTCTTGATCGTCTCTTCATTGTCTCCATACTCTGCTTTTTCCTCTGCAACAGCAGGAACTGTCCAGTAATCAGATTCATATATTGAGCTCAGGATGTCTTTTATGGTGCTCTTGATTGTCTCTGGAGTAATATTCATCTCTTTATTGTATCTATTTTGTATGTTTCTTCTTCGTTCTGTTTCATCGAGTGTTTTTCTGATAGAGCCTGTTATGTTGTCTGCATAGAGTATAACCTCGCCGTTAATGTTCCTTGCTGCGCGGCCTGCTGTCTGGATCAAAGAGCGCTCTGAGCGCAGGAACCCTTCTTTGTCAGCATCAAATATCGCAACGAGTGAGACCTCAGGCAGATCAAGCCCTTCTCTTAAGAGATTAACTCCGACAAGCACATCAAAATTGCCAAGTCTTAAATCTCTTATTATCTCTATTCTTTCGAGTGTCTCTATGTCTGAGTGAAGGTATCTTGTTTTTATACCGATGTTCGAATAATAGTCTGTCAAATCCTCAGCCATTTTTTTTGTGAGTGTTGTAACAAGAACTCTCTCATTTTTCTCTATGCGTTTTTTTATCTCTCCAAGCAGGTCGTCAACCTGTGATGCTACAGGCCTTACAGTTAATTTCGGATCGATAAGGCCGGTTGGTCTTATAATCTGTTCAACAACCCTGCCTTTTGTTTTTTCGAGTTCATATTTCCCCGGAGTTGCAGAAACATATATTGCCTGATGCACTCTATGCTCGAATTCCTTGAATGCAAGAGGCCTGTTATCCAAGGCTGACGGAAGCCTGAACCCGAAATTTATCAGCGTTTGTTTTCTCGAACGATCTCCTTCATACATGCCGCCGATCTGCGGGACTGTTGCATGTGATTCATCGATCACTATAAGAAAATCCTTGGGGAAATAATCTATTAACGTGTATGGAGGATCTCCTTGAGACCTTCCGCTTAAATGTCTTGAATAATTTTCTATGCCGTGGCAGTAACCAAATTCCCTTAGCATCTCTAAATCGAATCTTGTCCTCTGTTCAATGCGGTTTGCTTCAGATATCTGTCCCTGTTGTTTAAAAAACTCGACCCTTTCCTTCATCTCAGCCTCGATCTTTTTTAATGCAGGTCCTAGCTTCTCTCTTGGAGTTATCCAGTGGCTGTTTGGAAAGATTGCGATCTTCTCGAGTCTTTTTATCTTTGCGCCAGTGAGAGAATCGAATTCAGTGACGGCATCAATCTCATTTCCAAAAAATTCAATACGAAGAGCCCTATCAAGAGAGAATGAAGGATAGATCTCGACAGTATCTCCCCGCACCCTGAATGAGCCTCTTCTAAAATCAACATCAGAACGGTTGAACTGCATTTCAACAAGACGTCTTAAGATGTCATCGCGCTCTGTTTTCATGCCTTCTTCGATGATTAGATGCATGTCCATATAATCATGAGGAGAACCTATGCCGTATATGCATGAGACTGATGAAACAACTATTGTGTCTCTTCTTTCGAGCACTGCCCTTGTTGCTGAATGCCTCAGTCTGTCAATATCATCATTTATTGCAGAGTCTTTCTCTATATATGTATCTGTTGTAGGGATGTAAGCCTCCGGCTGGTAATAGTCATAGTAACTCACAAAGAACTCGACCGCATTTTCAGGGAAGATTTCCTTAAATTCGCCATAAAGCTGTGCAGCCAGTGTCTTGTTGTGCGCTATCACAAGCACAGGTCTGTTAATATCAGCTATCACATTTGCAATCGTGAAGGTTTTTCCTGAACCTGTAACGCCCAGAAGAACCTGATGCTGCAGTTTTTTTTCTATGCCTTCTTCTAGTTCTGCTATTGCCTTCGGCTGGTCGCCTTTTGGTTCGAATGAAGATTTAAGCTTAAATTTATCCATAGAGCATTGTAAGTCTTTATGCATTCCTAATTCAATTATATAGAATTTGAACTCAAACTAAGTTATATTAATAGTGAACTTAATTCAGGGGTATATTATGAAACTTGGTGTTTTAGTAAGCGATTACAAGCTTAAGAACGATCTGCTTGACAGGATCAAGGCTGAAAAGCTGGGGATTATACTTGTTGCAAACGGAGTTTATCATGCGGCATTGCAAGAAGACGGCAAACCTTCCTTTCTTCTTGATAAGACCCCCTTCCTATATGTGCTTTCAGATGACTTAAAAGCAAGAGGGATAGACACAAAAAATATCGATAACAGGATCAAGATTGTCGATTATGACAATATCGTTGATCTTATATTCAATGACTATGAAAAAATTATCTGGCTCTAGGAGAATGACATGGGAGTTTTAACAATCGGCTGTTTTGCATCAGCTTCGGGGAATATGTCATATGACTTTATGCTCAGACTTGCCGATGCCGCTGCCAGAAAAGGGCATAAGGTAAATATCTGGTTTTCAGGAAATGCAGTCAGCTCC of the Nitrospiraceae bacterium genome contains:
- the uvrB gene encoding excinuclease ABC subunit UvrB; the protein is MDKFKLKSSFEPKGDQPKAIAELEEGIEKKLQHQVLLGVTGSGKTFTIANVIADINRPVLVIAHNKTLAAQLYGEFKEIFPENAVEFFVSYYDYYQPEAYIPTTDTYIEKDSAINDDIDRLRHSATRAVLERRDTIVVSSVSCIYGIGSPHDYMDMHLIIEEGMKTERDDILRRLVEMQFNRSDVDFRRGSFRVRGDTVEIYPSFSLDRALRIEFFGNEIDAVTEFDSLTGAKIKRLEKIAIFPNSHWITPREKLGPALKKIEAEMKERVEFFKQQGQISEANRIEQRTRFDLEMLREFGYCHGIENYSRHLSGRSQGDPPYTLIDYFPKDFLIVIDESHATVPQIGGMYEGDRSRKQTLINFGFRLPSALDNRPLAFKEFEHRVHQAIYVSATPGKYELEKTKGRVVEQIIRPTGLIDPKLTVRPVASQVDDLLGEIKKRIEKNERVLVTTLTKKMAEDLTDYYSNIGIKTRYLHSDIETLERIEIIRDLRLGNFDVLVGVNLLREGLDLPEVSLVAIFDADKEGFLRSERSLIQTAGRAARNINGEVILYADNITGSIRKTLDETERRRNIQNRYNKEMNITPETIKSTIKDILSSIYESDYWTVPAVAEEKAEYGDNEETIKRLEKEMKESAKKLDFERAAAIRDKIKEIKKKIIEVGIKTD
- the tusB gene encoding sulfurtransferase complex subunit TusB; the protein is MKLGVLVSDYKLKNDLLDRIKAEKLGIILVANGVYHAALQEDGKPSFLLDKTPFLYVLSDDLKARGIDTKNIDNRIKIVDYDNIVDLIFNDYEKIIWL